A genomic region of Ignavibacteria bacterium contains the following coding sequences:
- a CDS encoding ABC transporter ATP-binding protein, with protein sequence MISLRNVTKKFGEFTAVDNLNLEIKSGEFFGFLGPNGAGKTTTIKMLTGLYTPTSGKIFINGIDIQKNPIEAKMQIGYIPDEPYLYDKLTGLEYLYFSGGLYKLDKKFLHKRIEELIEIFELSEWMNKLTEEYSRGMKQRIAIASALIHNPSVIVIDEPIVGLDPHSAFIVKKILKDYSKKGASVFMSTHLLSIAEELCDRIAIIKNGKLIFESQTNILKELKESHDGKLEELFIELTRENPATGNTDNRF encoded by the coding sequence ATGATATCACTGCGAAATGTAACTAAGAAATTTGGAGAATTTACAGCCGTTGATAATCTCAATCTTGAAATTAAATCTGGAGAATTTTTTGGTTTTCTTGGTCCAAATGGCGCCGGTAAAACTACCACAATCAAAATGCTCACTGGACTCTATACACCAACATCAGGCAAAATTTTTATAAATGGGATTGACATTCAAAAAAATCCAATAGAAGCCAAGATGCAAATCGGTTACATTCCCGACGAACCATATCTCTATGATAAACTTACCGGACTTGAATATCTCTACTTCAGCGGTGGACTTTACAAACTCGATAAAAAATTTTTACATAAGCGAATTGAAGAGTTAATAGAAATATTTGAATTATCTGAATGGATGAACAAACTGACCGAAGAATATTCTCGTGGAATGAAACAAAGAATAGCAATTGCATCGGCATTAATCCATAATCCTTCCGTCATTGTAATTGATGAACCAATTGTTGGGCTTGATCCACATAGTGCTTTTATTGTTAAAAAAATTTTAAAAGATTATTCAAAGAAAGGTGCATCCGTTTTTATGTCAACACATTTACTTTCAATTGCTGAGGAACTATGCGACCGAATTGCGATCATAAAAAACGGGAAGTTAATTTTTGAGAGCCAGACAAATATCTTAAAGGAACTCAAAGAAAGTCACGATGGAAAACTTGAAGAACTATTTATTGAACTAACTCGTGAGAATCCTGCAACAGGTAATACCGATAATCGCTTTTGA
- a CDS encoding GIY-YIG nuclease family protein, protein MKQFFVYILKCSDGSYYIGITNDLQRRLYEHQNGLMKGYTSRKLPVELVFTASFTDVNEAIRFEKQIKGWSRKKKEALIKGDFELLKALSKKKK, encoded by the coding sequence ATGAAACAGTTTTTTGTATACATACTTAAATGTTCAGATGGCAGTTATTATATCGGAATAACGAATGATTTACAGAGAAGATTGTATGAGCATCAAAATGGCTTAATGAAAGGTTACACAAGTAGAAAATTACCCGTTGAACTTGTTTTTACTGCAAGTTTTACTGATGTAAACGAAGCCATTAGATTTGAAAAACAAATCAAAGGTTGGAGTAGAAAAAAGAAAGAAGCTTTGATAAAAGGTGATTTTGAACTTTTGAAAGCTCTTTCTAAAAAGAAAAAATAA
- a CDS encoding DNA polymerase III subunit alpha yields MFIHLHTHSNYSFLTGAIRIEELIAQAKKFNMPAIALTDTNGMYGLIDFAKLAQEEGIKPILGVYLNDPIDPEINSVLLAKNRNGYSKICKIITERQLNEKFSLIDKLLNYFISGESDLFILTSSIKLLKNLKEKAGQIKFKDLFIELFAVSKNNPEYQLIRKKTRELYNFAIENELEFVATNPVFFLQPEDYLLHKVLIAIKFNTNLSHIDYLLKERIESLIERKKSDADSKKIGKSKFSALNDLGKQILYTIANPENYFKSPEEMKNLWRALPQAIENSYRVAEQCNVDLEFGKYKHPKFPLPEGETSFSYLWKIAFRGLEEKYKPITQQAVNRLQEELSVIEQLGFADYFLIVWDIAQQAKRMNMMMLGRGSAANSIVAYCLGLTQVDPLEHNLFFERFLNLGRASPPDIDLDFSWKERDAIVKYVFDKYGEDKVAMISTTVTFRARSAFREVAKVFGLSNSEISEYSQFIPWTSAENLPQLAEKFPEARHLKFDNQLMQTIVKIAQRLAGFPHHLSIHPGGIVISPEPITNFTALEFAENKGLGLIITQPDMYPIEDLGLVKIDLLSQRSLAVVKDTIEKIK; encoded by the coding sequence ATGTTCATTCACCTTCACACACACTCAAATTATTCTTTTCTGACCGGCGCGATAAGAATTGAAGAGCTGATTGCTCAAGCAAAAAAATTTAATATGCCCGCAATTGCTCTGACCGATACCAACGGAATGTATGGTTTGATTGATTTTGCAAAGCTCGCTCAAGAAGAAGGAATTAAACCAATTTTAGGTGTCTATCTAAACGATCCAATTGATCCTGAAATAAATTCGGTTCTACTTGCAAAAAATCGAAACGGATATTCAAAAATTTGTAAAATCATTACCGAGAGACAACTGAATGAAAAATTTTCTTTGATTGATAAACTTCTTAATTATTTCATCAGTGGTGAGAGTGATCTTTTCATTTTGACTTCCTCAATCAAGTTGCTCAAAAATCTTAAAGAGAAAGCTGGACAGATAAAATTTAAAGATTTGTTTATCGAGTTATTTGCAGTCTCGAAAAATAATCCTGAGTATCAACTTATCAGGAAAAAAACTCGCGAGCTTTACAATTTTGCAATTGAAAATGAACTTGAATTTGTTGCAACCAATCCAGTCTTCTTTCTCCAGCCTGAGGATTATTTGCTTCACAAAGTTTTAATCGCAATTAAGTTCAACACAAATCTCTCACATATTGACTATTTGCTCAAAGAGCGAATCGAATCTTTAATTGAAAGAAAAAAGTCTGATGCAGATTCGAAAAAAATAGGCAAAAGTAAATTTTCGGCATTGAACGATTTGGGAAAGCAAATTCTTTACACAATTGCCAATCCAGAAAACTATTTTAAGTCACCAGAAGAAATGAAAAATCTCTGGCGGGCATTACCTCAAGCTATTGAAAATTCCTATCGTGTTGCTGAGCAATGTAATGTCGATCTCGAATTTGGAAAATACAAACATCCAAAATTCCCGCTGCCGGAAGGTGAAACTTCTTTCTCTTATCTGTGGAAAATTGCCTTCAGAGGACTCGAAGAGAAATACAAACCAATCACTCAGCAGGCTGTGAATCGATTGCAGGAAGAATTGAGTGTTATTGAGCAGCTCGGCTTTGCAGATTACTTTTTGATTGTGTGGGATATCGCTCAACAAGCAAAACGAATGAATATGATGATGCTCGGTCGTGGTTCTGCTGCGAATAGTATTGTAGCTTATTGTCTGGGACTTACTCAGGTTGATCCGCTTGAACATAATTTATTCTTTGAAAGATTTTTGAATCTTGGAAGAGCTTCACCGCCAGATATTGATTTAGATTTCTCATGGAAAGAAAGAGATGCAATTGTAAAATATGTTTTTGATAAATATGGAGAAGATAAAGTTGCAATGATTTCGACAACTGTAACTTTTAGAGCTCGAAGCGCATTCCGTGAGGTTGCAAAAGTTTTTGGATTAAGTAATTCAGAGATTTCTGAGTATAGTCAATTTATTCCCTGGACAAGCGCTGAAAATCTCCCTCAACTTGCTGAGAAATTTCCGGAGGCTCGTCATTTGAAATTTGATAATCAATTGATGCAGACAATTGTAAAAATTGCTCAGCGTCTCGCTGGTTTCCCGCATCACTTGAGTATCCATCCTGGTGGAATTGTAATTTCTCCAGAACCAATTACTAACTTTACTGCTCTTGAATTTGCTGAGAATAAAGGACTGGGTCTTATAATCACTCAACCTGATATGTATCCAATCGAAGATCTTGGTCTGGTAAAGATTGATCTTTTGAGTCAGAGATCTCTTGCTGTGGTGAAAGATACAATCGAGAAAATTAAGTGA
- a CDS encoding rRNA pseudouridine synthase produces MNENKVVSLPRALSKLGYCSRSEAVKLIEAGRVKVNSIVCRDLRFRVKLTKDKIEVDDKIIKPKEFTYIMLNKPRGLVTTAKDEKNRDTVYKCFEGHSLPYIFPVGRLDKASEGLLLFTNDTHWANKILDPENRIHKTYHIKLNRKVNDDLVSKINSGIKDKNGEIFEVVSAKILREGTKTCWLEIVLDEGKNRHIRRIFESLDIEVLRLVRVSIGNLKLGDLKKGEFRILQEKEIESIFER; encoded by the coding sequence ATGAACGAGAATAAAGTTGTATCTCTGCCGAGGGCATTATCGAAACTGGGTTATTGCTCAAGATCAGAAGCGGTAAAATTAATCGAAGCAGGAAGGGTTAAAGTAAATTCAATTGTTTGTAGAGATTTAAGATTTAGAGTGAAACTGACGAAAGATAAAATTGAAGTCGATGATAAGATTATCAAGCCAAAAGAGTTTACTTACATTATGCTCAATAAACCTCGTGGACTTGTCACCACTGCTAAAGATGAAAAAAACCGAGATACAGTTTATAAATGTTTTGAAGGTCATAGCCTTCCGTACATTTTTCCTGTGGGGAGATTGGATAAAGCGAGTGAGGGACTTTTACTTTTCACAAACGATACTCATTGGGCGAACAAAATTTTAGATCCAGAAAATCGAATTCATAAAACATATCATATTAAACTCAATCGAAAGGTAAACGATGATTTGGTAAGTAAAATTAATTCTGGAATTAAAGATAAGAATGGAGAAATTTTCGAAGTTGTCTCAGCAAAAATCTTAAGAGAAGGAACAAAAACCTGCTGGCTCGAAATTGTACTTGACGAAGGAAAAAATCGACATATCAGAAGAATTTTTGAAAGCTTGGATATCGAAGTTTTGAGACTTGTTCGTGTATCAATCGGGAATTTGAAGCTTGGTGATTTGAAGAAAGGAGAGTTCAGAATTTTACAGGAAAAAGAAATTGAATCAATTTTTGAAAGATAA
- a CDS encoding YbaN family protein: protein MTKLKKYLLMAFGLVFVSIGLIGIFVPGLPTTIFMILAAYCFIRSNEKLYNWVINNKIFGSKVKHFIETKTIPLRGKIHSISAMWLMVILSIIFLNASSIVKLIIALAALIGTVVILSFPTAKDI, encoded by the coding sequence ATGACAAAACTCAAAAAATATTTACTGATGGCTTTTGGATTAGTCTTTGTTTCAATTGGATTAATTGGAATTTTCGTTCCCGGTTTACCGACAACAATTTTTATGATCTTAGCAGCTTACTGCTTTATCAGAAGTAATGAAAAACTTTATAACTGGGTTATAAATAATAAAATTTTTGGTTCAAAGGTTAAGCACTTTATTGAAACCAAAACAATTCCATTACGCGGAAAAATTCACTCCATTTCAGCAATGTGGCTAATGGTAATTCTGTCAATCATTTTTTTGAACGCAAGTTCGATTGTTAAACTTATAATTGCACTTGCTGCTCTAATTGGAACAGTTGTAATTTTATCTTTTCCAACTGCAAAAGATATTTAA
- a CDS encoding SagB/ThcOx family dehydrogenase encodes MNFSKHKFLYGFLLILFFLTTLLFLKPAEINGEDKMNLQKGTITLPAPQIKGKISLEEVLNKRRSVREYKNDALLLNEISQLLWSVQGITEKNWGLRTAPSAGALYPLEVYVVVGNVRNLEAGVYKYIPETHSLTKVIDGDQRKALYNSALQQESIIKAAADFVIAAVYERTSRKYGNRAERYVHFEVGHAAQNLLLQATALNLGAVPIGAFYDEKVKAALKLPENEQPLYIIPVGR; translated from the coding sequence ATGAATTTTTCTAAACACAAATTTCTTTACGGTTTTTTGTTGATTTTATTTTTTCTAACAACACTTTTATTTCTAAAACCTGCAGAGATTAATGGGGAGGATAAAATGAATTTGCAAAAAGGAACAATTACGCTTCCTGCACCTCAGATAAAAGGTAAAATATCTCTTGAAGAAGTTCTTAATAAAAGAAGATCTGTTAGAGAATACAAGAACGATGCGTTATTGCTCAATGAAATTTCCCAATTGCTGTGGTCGGTACAGGGTATTACAGAAAAGAATTGGGGTTTGAGAACAGCGCCGTCTGCAGGAGCTTTGTATCCGCTTGAAGTTTATGTAGTTGTTGGAAATGTGAGAAATTTAGAAGCTGGAGTTTATAAATACATTCCAGAGACCCATTCATTAACGAAGGTTATCGATGGCGATCAAAGAAAAGCTCTTTACAACTCAGCATTGCAGCAGGAATCAATTATTAAAGCGGCAGCAGATTTTGTGATCGCGGCGGTTTATGAGAGAACATCTCGTAAATATGGAAACCGTGCAGAAAGATATGTTCACTTTGAAGTCGGACATGCTGCTCAAAATTTGCTTTTACAAGCAACAGCTTTGAATCTGGGTGCTGTTCCAATTGGTGCATTTTACGATGAAAAGGTGAAAGCGGCTTTGAAACTTCCGGAGAATGAGCAGCCGCTTTATATAATTCCAGTTGGGAGATAA
- the dinB gene encoding DNA polymerase IV, translated as MIFHLDLDAFFISVERILDPSLEGKPVIVGGDPKGRGVVAACSYEAREYGLHSAMPIRKAYQLCPNGIYIRGHYDEYVRFSRAVRKLLEKYFPVVEQASIDEFYLDFSGCERIYGHPYFFASRVQTEIKHELGLPCSIGIASNKFVAKVASDYAKPQGITFVVPGQEAEFLSPLPVEAMPGVGEVMKKELNTRGFYTIGQIAQTPKSYFSFIFGKYGEILHDHACGTGSTTFDINYEQKSISRETTYHTDTTDVEFIEKTLLELIEDAAHSLREENYLTRTIGIKLRYSDFVTITRTKTIREPTDNDKIIYSVARELFHKAYTRRVSIRLIGIHLSNFVLSVEQVSLFPSREEKERRILRIIDKLKSKFGEEIIKYGVA; from the coding sequence ATGATCTTTCATCTTGATTTAGACGCATTTTTTATTTCGGTTGAACGAATCCTTGATCCATCTCTTGAAGGCAAACCTGTAATTGTTGGCGGTGACCCAAAAGGACGCGGCGTGGTTGCTGCATGCTCTTATGAAGCAAGAGAATATGGACTTCACTCTGCAATGCCAATCAGAAAAGCATATCAGTTGTGTCCCAATGGAATTTACATTCGCGGTCATTACGATGAATATGTGCGTTTTTCGCGAGCCGTTAGGAAATTGCTTGAAAAATATTTCCCAGTTGTTGAACAAGCATCAATTGATGAATTCTACCTGGATTTTTCAGGCTGCGAAAGGATCTATGGTCATCCTTACTTTTTTGCTTCAAGAGTTCAAACTGAAATTAAACATGAGCTCGGACTCCCCTGTTCAATTGGAATTGCATCAAATAAATTTGTCGCAAAAGTTGCTTCCGATTATGCGAAACCACAGGGAATAACGTTTGTCGTACCTGGTCAAGAAGCAGAATTTCTTTCACCTCTTCCTGTGGAAGCAATGCCCGGCGTTGGTGAAGTGATGAAAAAAGAACTTAACACTCGCGGCTTTTATACAATTGGTCAAATTGCACAAACACCAAAATCTTATTTCTCTTTTATCTTTGGTAAATATGGCGAAATTTTACATGACCACGCCTGTGGAACTGGCTCAACTACATTTGATATAAATTACGAGCAAAAAAGCATAAGCCGCGAAACTACTTATCATACCGATACAACGGATGTTGAGTTTATCGAAAAAACTTTGCTCGAACTTATTGAAGATGCAGCACACTCATTAAGAGAAGAAAATTATCTTACGAGAACAATCGGAATTAAATTAAGATACTCTGACTTTGTTACAATTACTCGTACAAAGACAATCAGAGAACCAACTGATAACGACAAAATCATTTATTCTGTTGCCAGAGAATTATTTCACAAAGCTTACACAAGAAGAGTCTCAATAAGATTGATTGGTATTCATCTGTCTAACTTTGTTCTGTCAGTAGAACAGGTTTCTTTGTTCCCGTCACGAGAAGAAAAAGAGCGTCGAATTCTACGCATAATCGATAAATTAAAGTCAAAATTTGGCGAGGAAATTATTAAATATGGGGTGGCTTAG
- a CDS encoding methylated-DNA--[protein]-cysteine S-methyltransferase, with amino-acid sequence MKDSIEIAYYKSPIGILKISADEKGITGIDFVKKEDKSIQDSSSKIIQDCIKQLDEYFQGRRKSFDLKLNPAGTEFQRRVWKELLKIPYGKTLSYGDISKRIKNQSAVRAVGQAIGKNPISIVIPCHRVIGSDGSLTGYASGLWRKKWLLKLEGVL; translated from the coding sequence ATGAAAGACTCAATCGAAATTGCTTATTACAAATCTCCAATCGGCATCCTGAAAATTTCTGCTGACGAAAAAGGAATAACAGGAATTGATTTTGTGAAAAAAGAAGATAAATCAATTCAAGATTCATCCAGTAAAATTATTCAGGATTGCATCAAACAACTTGACGAATATTTTCAGGGCAGGAGAAAATCATTTGATTTAAAATTAAATCCTGCAGGGACAGAATTTCAGCGAAGAGTCTGGAAAGAGTTATTGAAAATTCCTTATGGAAAAACATTGAGTTATGGAGATATTTCCAAACGAATTAAAAATCAGAGTGCAGTTCGAGCGGTTGGACAGGCAATTGGCAAAAATCCAATTTCAATTGTAATTCCCTGTCATCGAGTAATTGGTAGTGATGGCAGTCTTACAGGTTATGCCAGCGGTTTATGGCGCAAGAAATGGCTGCTCAAACTTGAAGGAGTTTTATAA
- a CDS encoding T9SS type A sorting domain-containing protein translates to METEIEFSIASSDFTNLKVFDLLGSEIATLVNETKQPGEYEIEFDANKYNLTSGIYIYQLKCGSFVQSKKFVLMK, encoded by the coding sequence TTGGAAACAGAGATAGAATTCTCGATTGCAAGTTCCGATTTCACAAATCTAAAGGTTTTTGATTTACTTGGGAGTGAAATAGCAACACTTGTGAATGAAACAAAGCAACCTGGAGAGTATGAAATAGAGTTTGATGCCAATAAATACAATCTAACTTCAGGCATTTACATTTATCAGTTAAAGTGTGGTTCGTTTGTTCAATCGAAGAAATTTGTTCTGATGAAGTGA
- a CDS encoding AAA family ATPase — MSLKKFFSDYNLTKGQRELVENLDKFLQGDTFCFIIKGAAGTGKTFITKGLTDYLNSINREFHLAAPTGRAAKILSDRTGKYASTIHRMIYSTTVIEEEKHKDIDGTEAIKFYFDIRINNSNQDAVYIVDEASMISDQYADDVYLRFGSGRVLKDLIKYIKYFDYKSRRKLILIGDECQLAPVNMATSPALDKDYLLENYGITVDEFELTEIVRQKRESGILSNAFRIRNYLKKNNFGQIYIDSNDRDVQSIKAGEMDRVYFRIFNGYNKNDTIIIAYTNSQVYEYNNWIRENLWNGDKDLKPGDRVVVVRNNYKYDLLNGEFLEITSVGDRQVIPVTIKIKDEHEKIKEQKIELCFRDITARVDYSVDEISAKVIENLIFSDKPTLEKEELQALYVDFKMRNAELKPQSIEFKEALRDDVWFNALQLKFGYAITCHKAQGGEWKNVFINCRSPVGYRNSNYFRWLYTAITRGKEKIYVINEPNLKIDTGIVQVEKRSPITYEKDMIILDRKNLPTEIPFEFPDHPEILKNIFYVVVDLIKDEEISIEKIKHHQYGEHYYFSYRDEEAFFIIYYNNKGKISKVKCEAKTITDWINKIFELLKTLEGKRIIVRDEDSGTPADEPSFEFPEDKPFLKEFYENIKQKVDEQGIKIAGIEHKSYHEIYTFTKGGLTMVVKFYYNGKGVFTKFEVLYTRSTGVIEEMQKLLQGGVK, encoded by the coding sequence ATGTCTTTAAAAAAGTTTTTTTCAGATTACAATCTCACTAAGGGGCAAAGAGAATTAGTAGAAAACCTTGACAAATTTTTACAGGGCGATACATTTTGTTTCATAATTAAAGGAGCTGCTGGTACAGGTAAAACTTTTATCACTAAAGGTCTGACGGACTATCTCAATTCAATTAATCGAGAATTTCATCTTGCAGCACCAACCGGAAGAGCAGCAAAAATTTTGTCAGATCGGACGGGTAAATATGCTTCCACTATTCATAGAATGATTTACTCAACCACGGTCATAGAGGAAGAAAAACATAAAGATATTGATGGGACCGAGGCGATAAAATTTTATTTTGATATTAGAATAAACAATAGTAATCAAGATGCGGTCTATATTGTTGATGAAGCCTCAATGATCTCCGATCAATACGCTGATGATGTTTACTTAAGATTTGGTTCGGGGAGAGTATTGAAAGATTTAATTAAATACATTAAATATTTTGATTATAAATCAAGACGAAAATTAATTCTAATCGGTGATGAATGTCAGCTTGCACCTGTCAATATGGCAACTTCACCGGCGCTGGATAAAGATTATCTCTTAGAAAATTATGGGATTACAGTCGACGAATTTGAGCTGACAGAAATCGTAAGACAGAAAAGAGAAAGTGGAATTTTAAGTAATGCTTTTCGAATTCGTAATTATTTAAAGAAAAATAATTTTGGTCAGATTTATATTGATTCAAATGATAGAGATGTTCAAAGTATAAAAGCCGGTGAAATGGATAGAGTGTATTTCCGAATTTTCAATGGCTATAACAAAAACGATACAATAATAATAGCATATACGAATTCTCAGGTTTACGAGTACAACAATTGGATAAGAGAAAATCTATGGAATGGAGATAAAGATCTAAAACCTGGTGATCGGGTAGTTGTTGTAAGAAATAACTATAAGTATGATTTGTTAAACGGAGAGTTTCTTGAGATAACCTCTGTTGGGGATAGGCAAGTAATTCCAGTCACAATTAAAATTAAGGATGAACATGAAAAAATTAAAGAACAAAAAATTGAATTATGCTTCCGTGATATAACGGCTCGAGTTGACTATTCAGTAGATGAAATTTCAGCAAAGGTGATAGAGAATCTAATCTTTTCAGATAAGCCGACTCTTGAAAAGGAAGAATTGCAGGCGCTTTATGTTGACTTCAAAATGCGAAACGCAGAGCTAAAACCTCAATCTATTGAATTTAAAGAAGCGCTTAGAGATGATGTCTGGTTCAATGCTCTCCAACTAAAATTTGGTTATGCGATTACCTGTCATAAAGCACAAGGCGGAGAGTGGAAAAATGTTTTTATTAATTGTCGTTCTCCCGTTGGATATCGAAATTCAAATTATTTCAGATGGCTTTACACTGCTATAACAAGGGGCAAAGAAAAAATTTATGTGATTAATGAACCTAATCTAAAAATAGATACCGGAATCGTTCAGGTTGAAAAGAGATCTCCTATAACCTATGAAAAAGATATGATTATACTTGACAGAAAAAATCTCCCGACGGAGATTCCTTTTGAATTCCCAGATCATCCTGAGATTTTAAAAAACATCTTTTATGTTGTTGTTGATTTAATAAAAGATGAGGAAATTTCAATTGAAAAAATTAAACATCATCAGTATGGTGAACACTACTATTTTTCCTATAGGGATGAAGAAGCATTCTTTATAATTTACTATAACAATAAGGGTAAAATATCCAAGGTTAAATGTGAGGCTAAAACTATTACCGATTGGATAAATAAAATTTTTGAATTACTTAAAACTCTGGAAGGTAAGAGAATAATTGTTCGAGACGAGGACTCAGGCACTCCAGCCGACGAACCAAGTTTTGAATTTCCCGAAGATAAACCATTCCTGAAAGAATTTTATGAGAATATCAAACAGAAAGTAGACGAGCAGGGAATTAAAATAGCCGGCATAGAACACAAAAGTTATCATGAGATATATACATTCACCAAAGGGGGCTTAACAATGGTGGTGAAGTTTTACTATAATGGCAAAGGAGTTTTTACGAAATTTGAGGTACTCTATACTAGATCAACGGGAGTTATTGAAGAAATGCAAAAATTATTACAGGGTGGAGTAAAGTGA
- the lexA gene encoding transcriptional repressor LexA, giving the protein MAKQLTEIQRRILDYIIDMIATKQIPPTLAEIARHFGYKNRATVQQHLRSLEQKGFIKRNPKLARGIELTISDKLFIPRPVLGEVAAGNPLVIYPDAIDTVELPSIVRIPRDSFLLRVKGDSLKDAYIFDGDIIIVNPNATITDGQIVVAILDDSAVVKRFFRQNGTIILKSENKAYKPIEIKADYDKFKIVGAVVGVYRMMKK; this is encoded by the coding sequence ATGGCAAAACAACTCACAGAAATTCAAAGAAGAATTCTCGATTACATAATTGATATGATTGCAACAAAACAAATTCCGCCAACACTGGCTGAAATTGCTCGACATTTTGGCTATAAGAATCGAGCAACAGTTCAACAGCATCTCAGATCACTTGAACAAAAAGGATTTATCAAACGGAATCCAAAACTTGCCCGCGGGATAGAATTGACTATTTCTGATAAACTTTTTATCCCCAGACCAGTTCTTGGAGAAGTTGCTGCAGGAAATCCCCTTGTAATTTATCCTGATGCAATTGATACAGTTGAACTTCCGTCAATTGTGAGAATTCCACGAGATTCTTTCCTTCTAAGAGTGAAAGGTGATAGTTTGAAAGACGCTTATATTTTTGATGGAGACATAATCATTGTCAATCCAAATGCGACAATTACCGATGGGCAAATTGTGGTTGCTATTCTTGATGACTCGGCAGTTGTGAAAAGATTTTTCCGACAAAATGGGACAATAATTTTGAAATCAGAAAATAAAGCTTACAAGCCGATTGAGATAAAAGCCGATTATGATAAGTTCAAAATTGTTGGCGCGGTTGTGGGAGTTTATAGAATGATGAAGAAATGA
- a CDS encoding DUF72 domain-containing protein — protein sequence MADFPVPPSLHTRSLLHIGTAGWSYKDWIGPFYSQQQSRDYDWLEFYSQYFNCVEVNSTYYTYVSPSTARGWVGKVSDKNDFVFTIKLHQDFTHKRKFTDENIKAFTKNLEILAKANRLGGILIQFPYSFAFSNAAAEYLQKLSEIFQDYNKFVEVRHKSWNNPDVYKFFNELDLTFCTIDQPQIGEALPFEPIVTNGRAYIRFHGRNKEAWLHSIRSFGKEKTLDDPDEAYKQQSLRYDYLYSMGELVEISQKIKEVFDKVKEVFIIMNNHPQGKGVANAFELMHLLNERMKVKIPETMLKAYPRLNSIVEN from the coding sequence ATGGCAGACTTTCCTGTTCCTCCGTCTTTGCATACCCGTTCGTTACTTCACATCGGCACAGCAGGCTGGTCATACAAAGATTGGATTGGACCATTTTATTCACAACAACAATCGAGAGATTATGACTGGCTCGAGTTCTACTCTCAATACTTTAATTGTGTTGAAGTAAATTCCACTTATTACACTTATGTTTCTCCATCTACAGCAAGAGGATGGGTTGGTAAAGTTTCTGATAAAAATGATTTTGTTTTTACAATCAAACTTCATCAGGATTTTACTCATAAAAGAAAATTCACCGATGAAAACATCAAAGCTTTTACAAAAAATCTTGAAATACTTGCAAAAGCAAATCGGCTCGGGGGAATATTAATCCAGTTTCCTTATTCGTTTGCGTTTAGTAATGCAGCTGCTGAGTATCTTCAAAAGCTCAGTGAGATATTTCAAGACTACAATAAATTTGTTGAGGTGCGGCACAAATCATGGAATAATCCAGATGTTTATAAATTTTTCAACGAACTTGATCTCACTTTTTGCACAATTGATCAGCCGCAAATTGGCGAGGCTTTGCCATTTGAACCAATTGTTACAAATGGCAGGGCATACATCCGATTTCATGGAAGAAACAAAGAAGCCTGGCTGCATTCCATACGAAGCTTTGGAAAAGAAAAAACATTGGACGATCCTGACGAAGCTTACAAACAACAGAGCCTGAGATATGATTATCTTTATTCAATGGGTGAACTTGTAGAAATATCACAAAAGATAAAGGAAGTCTTTGATAAAGTGAAAGAAGTTTTCATCATTATGAACAATCATCCTCAGGGTAAGGGTGTTGCAAATGCATTTGAATTGATGCATTTGCTTAATGAAAGAATGAAAGTAAAGATTCCCGAAACGATGTTGAAAGCATATCCGAGATTGAATTCAATTGTAGAAAATTAG